The following are encoded in a window of Terriglobia bacterium genomic DNA:
- a CDS encoding DNA-3-methyladenine glycosylase — translation PGKLCMAMSIDKALNRADLLGKTLWLEDRGLFSGAIQVSPRVGVDYAGEYKDKPWRFFEDGNPHVSRVRFRRG, via the coding sequence CCCGGAAAATTATGCATGGCGATGTCGATCGATAAGGCGCTAAATCGGGCGGATCTGCTGGGCAAGACCCTCTGGCTCGAGGATCGTGGTCTCTTTTCGGGGGCTATTCAGGTAAGCCCGCGCGTCGGAGTCGATTACGCCGGCGAATATAAAGACAAACCCTGGCGATTCTTTGAAGATGGCAACCCGCACGTATCGCGCGTTCGATTCAGACGCGGCTAA
- a CDS encoding peroxiredoxin family protein, producing MLRPDSETLHVGNVAPDFTLPTADGRSVGLSDYRGKPLAIVFIRGTWUPNCRRQMAQLESSYDEFKKRDARLVVIAAQKIDGLFRGKNYVDQHHYPFPILFDETRSVTRAYGVYHRIGMDAYNIAHPATFVVNKEGKLSWIAISPNQNERPPVEDILGALLVTV from the coding sequence ATGCTGCGGCCTGATTCAGAAACTCTACACGTTGGCAATGTGGCTCCCGATTTCACCTTGCCAACCGCCGATGGCAGGTCCGTGGGGCTTTCTGACTATCGCGGGAAACCCCTTGCGATCGTCTTCATCCGCGGTACCTGGTGACCCAACTGCCGGCGGCAAATGGCTCAGTTGGAGTCATCCTACGATGAGTTCAAAAAACGGGACGCCCGCCTTGTCGTCATCGCGGCACAAAAAATCGACGGATTATTCCGCGGAAAGAACTACGTAGACCAGCATCACTACCCGTTTCCCATCCTGTTTGATGAAACCCGCAGCGTGACACGAGCTTATGGGGTTTATCACCGCATCGGCATGGACGCCTACAACATCGCGCATCCGGCCACGTTCGTGGTAAACAAGGAGGGAAAACTCTCCTGGATCGCCATCAGCCCGAATCAGAACGAGCGTCCGCCCGTCGAAGATATTCTCGGCGCCCTGCTGGTTACGGTTTAG
- a CDS encoding adenylate/guanylate cyclase domain-containing protein, giving the protein MANSILSASLKKRIPALLALVLTIAFAWLAVNRLDLNDSGFLTSLDMRWLDAKFHARGPRPGGNDVVIVGLDDKTLDKLGSARVFQRSNFATLITKLAESKPKVIGFDIAFDDVDVSDLSNDTKFADAIRSANSVVLGLILNLKTAQGPKRPTAELDAGMQKLFADGKQIFAVENPRPGGAPDTNFYLAETVKKNLPELTAAAVSFGFANFHPDAEGRLRYQPQIVEYGGRLYPSLDLQMLRQYLNSPSSILINYQDNGHIQDIQVANYTVPTDDFGRVMLDYSGPHGTYQTVSMIDVMEGIVAPEVFKNKIVLIGAPTVGLNDVVATPFDTVLPGVELHANFIDNVLHGRYLYRDKFAKVIDLAIILLFGLIAGAYLPRLNASRSVLLVGIFLAAFTGVNYWTFLRWHWVLSFIYPGLSLVVTSASLISYKYFTEEREKKRTKSAFQYYLDPNVIEQAIADPDTLKLGGEKRELTVLFSDIRSFTSFSEKMAPTEVVNFLNKYFDKMVGLIFTHKGTLDKLIGDAVMCFWGHPLEVKDHAVRGVVTALEMIKGVEDLRGVLVLPGGAKFEIGIGLNTGPMVVGNMGAENRLSYTVMGDNVNLGSRLESLNKYYGTTILISDTTFQAVQDMVLCRQLDTIQVKGKSQAVTIYEPMGLKRLEFERRSADRRGPLTAGNKIKKALVMLWHGERRHDERRLGSGQILATPEQEEIAAMYEHALGLYRKGDFKNADMAFEHVLTLSPGDGPSRLMRTRIAKYRTEYAGDEAHFDPVYKFDEK; this is encoded by the coding sequence ATGGCCAACAGCATTCTCTCCGCATCTCTGAAGAAACGTATACCCGCACTATTGGCATTGGTGTTGACCATTGCGTTTGCATGGCTGGCAGTAAATCGGCTCGACCTGAATGATTCGGGTTTCTTGACCAGCCTCGACATGCGTTGGCTGGACGCGAAATTTCATGCCCGCGGGCCCAGGCCCGGCGGAAATGACGTCGTTATTGTTGGTCTCGACGACAAGACCCTGGACAAACTGGGTTCCGCTCGCGTCTTTCAGCGCAGCAACTTTGCGACACTGATCACAAAACTCGCCGAGAGCAAACCCAAGGTGATCGGCTTTGATATCGCGTTCGACGATGTGGACGTCAGCGACCTTTCAAACGATACCAAATTTGCGGATGCCATTCGTTCGGCGAACTCGGTGGTACTGGGTTTGATCCTGAACCTGAAAACCGCGCAAGGTCCGAAGCGGCCCACAGCGGAACTCGATGCGGGCATGCAAAAACTGTTCGCGGATGGGAAACAGATTTTCGCTGTCGAGAATCCCCGCCCCGGCGGCGCTCCTGATACTAATTTTTATCTGGCCGAAACCGTCAAGAAGAACCTCCCGGAATTGACGGCGGCAGCGGTTTCGTTTGGTTTTGCCAATTTCCATCCCGACGCTGAAGGCCGTCTGCGCTATCAGCCGCAAATCGTGGAGTACGGCGGCCGGCTTTACCCTTCACTCGACCTCCAGATGCTGCGGCAGTACCTGAACTCCCCATCGTCGATTTTGATCAATTACCAGGACAACGGGCACATTCAGGATATTCAGGTGGCCAACTACACGGTCCCGACGGATGACTTCGGCCGCGTGATGCTTGATTACAGCGGACCTCACGGAACCTATCAAACAGTCTCGATGATCGATGTGATGGAAGGAATTGTCGCACCAGAGGTCTTCAAAAACAAAATAGTCTTGATTGGAGCTCCGACAGTCGGCTTGAACGACGTAGTGGCAACACCATTCGACACAGTTCTTCCAGGCGTCGAACTCCATGCCAATTTCATAGATAACGTCCTTCACGGACGGTATCTCTATCGCGACAAATTCGCTAAAGTCATCGATCTGGCGATCATCCTCCTTTTTGGTTTGATCGCGGGCGCCTATCTTCCCAGACTTAATGCCAGCCGCAGCGTCCTTCTTGTAGGTATATTTCTCGCCGCTTTCACTGGCGTGAACTACTGGACATTTCTTCGATGGCACTGGGTCCTCAGCTTCATCTATCCGGGCTTGTCGCTTGTCGTCACCAGCGCAAGCCTGATTTCCTATAAGTACTTCACCGAAGAACGCGAGAAGAAGCGGACCAAATCCGCCTTCCAGTACTATCTCGATCCGAATGTTATCGAGCAGGCGATTGCCGACCCGGATACGTTAAAACTCGGTGGAGAAAAGCGCGAACTGACCGTGCTGTTCTCCGACATCCGGAGCTTCACCAGCTTCTCCGAGAAGATGGCGCCGACCGAGGTCGTGAACTTCCTCAATAAATACTTCGACAAAATGGTCGGCCTGATCTTCACGCACAAAGGCACTTTGGACAAGCTGATCGGCGATGCCGTCATGTGTTTCTGGGGCCATCCGCTGGAAGTCAAAGATCATGCCGTCCGCGGAGTCGTCACCGCGCTCGAAATGATCAAAGGGGTTGAGGACCTGCGTGGCGTCCTCGTTTTGCCTGGAGGCGCAAAGTTCGAAATCGGAATCGGCTTGAATACCGGCCCGATGGTAGTCGGGAACATGGGCGCGGAAAACCGGCTGAGCTACACGGTTATGGGCGACAATGTGAATCTGGGGTCGCGGCTCGAATCGTTGAACAAGTATTACGGCACCACGATCCTCATTTCCGATACGACGTTCCAGGCGGTTCAGGATATGGTATTGTGCCGCCAGCTCGATACGATCCAGGTAAAGGGCAAATCCCAGGCCGTTACGATATACGAACCGATGGGACTCAAGCGCCTGGAGTTCGAAAGGCGCTCAGCGGACCGCCGCGGACCGCTGACAGCCGGCAACAAGATCAAGAAAGCTCTGGTGATGTTGTGGCATGGAGAGCGCCGGCACGACGAACGCCGGCTGGGATCCGGCCAGATACTGGCCACGCCGGAACAGGAAGAAATTGCAGCGATGTATGAACACGCGTTGGGTCTTTACCGTAAAGGCGATTTCAAAAATGCCGATATGGCGTTTGAGCATGTTTTGACGCTCAGCCCGGGAGACGGGCCTTCGCGATTGATGAGGACTCGAATTGCAAAATACCGCACCGAATATGCAGGTGATGAGGCACACTTCGATCCCGTGTACAAGTTTGATGAAAAATAA